TTAGAGAGGTTATTTTATCATTATCAATGGTCTTTTTGAGAATCCCTCTCTCCCCTAGAATATGTTCCTGACCAACAAACTCTATAAGGGTTCTGGGTCTCATTCGAACAGCTAGAGGAGTGTTGCTGTCAAATTTTGAGTTTTGAGTTTTGAGTTTTGAATTTTTGTCAAAATCAAAGAGGTCCATTCATTCTCCCATATTCTTTTTAATATCAATATCTGCTTTCTTTTTAAGCTTATCTACCAAATCAACATATATCCTGTCTGCTTTCCTACTAAATAGAATTCTATATATCTCATCTCTAACCTCTGATAATTTTCTCACCTTTGATAGCTTTCTTCCTTCTAATCTTATAATATGATACCCTGTCTGTGTTTTAACTAAATCTGCAATCTCGTTAACTTTTAATTTTGATGTTGCCACGCCCAGTTCAGGCAGTAATTCGCTCACATTAATAAAACCAAGATCTTCTCCTTCCCTGGCCATGTCCTCTCCGCCTTTAATTCTTTCCAGAAGTTCATTTGCTGTTTGTTCAGCTACTTTCTCGTTATCTTCTATCTTGATAAGTATCTGCCTTATCTTTACCTGTTCAGGCTCTAAAAAATCCTTCTGATGAGCCTGATAATACTGACTAATTTCGTATGGTTCTATTCTCACCTTTGAATTAACTTTAAATTGAATTATCTTTTTTATCATCAGATTCTTCTTATACTTCTCCTCTAAAGTTTCCAGGGTTAACCCCTCATTTCTTAACGCGTCGTAAAAATCATCTAAACTTTTAAACTTGCTTTTTGCAGTATTTACCATTTTTTCTATCTCTATTTTGTCAACTTTAATATTCTCTCTTTTTGCTTCTCCTAATAACAGGCACTCTTTAATTAAATCATCCAGTATCGATTTCTTCCTATCTCTCAGCTGCTTCTCCAACTCTTCTCCGGAATAAGCCGTTTTGTATGCTTCTTCTATTTCAAAAACACGCTGCTTAAATTGACTATAAGTAATTACCTCTCCATTGACTGTTGCCATAATATAATCAATCACCTCGCTGAATGCATAAATAGAAAATAAGCAAAATATAAAGTTAAATACAATTGTTTTTTTCAACCAGTTCGCATCCATTATTCTTCCCTTTCTATTATAAACTGTGCAATTTGTCTGAGAATATCAGCTCTTTTACCAAAACCATCAAGCTTCACCAATGCTTTATTTATCAAGGCTTCAGCTCTTTTCTCGGATTCTTCTATACCCAAAAAGGCAGGATAATTAAAACCCTTCTCCCTATCCAGCTTTTCATCCAGTATGTCATCTGTAATCTGGAATGCAATTCCTATCAACTTACCGTATTCATACAATGCATCTTCTTCCGCTTTAGCTGCTCCTGACAAAATGGCTCCAATCCTGAGAGAAACAGCAATAAGAGCTCCTGTCTTATGAGTACAAACAAACTCTAATTCAGGCAATTCAGCCTTATCCTTATCCCATGATATATCAACTACCTGTCCACCTATCATGCCAAATGTGCCAATCGCTTTAGATATTAGATTTATTACCCTTAATGCAAGCTTGCTGTCCTTTACCTCTTCAGATAGTATTTCAAATGCGATAGTCAATAATGCATCTCCTGCAAGAACAGCTATGTCCTCTCCAAACTTCTTATGAGAAGTCAACTTCCCCCTTCGATACTCATCATTATCCATAGCCGGCAGATCATCGTGAATTAATGAGTAATTATGTATAAGTTCCACTGCACACGCAGCTGGCAACAGTTTTCTCTCTTCTTGCGAAAATATCTCTCCAGCAGCAAGCATCAAGATTGGCCTCAGGCGTTTCCCT
This genomic stretch from bacterium harbors:
- a CDS encoding SurA N-terminal domain-containing protein, producing the protein MDANWLKKTIVFNFIFCLFSIYAFSEVIDYIMATVNGEVITYSQFKQRVFEIEEAYKTAYSGEELEKQLRDRKKSILDDLIKECLLLGEAKRENIKVDKIEIEKMVNTAKSKFKSLDDFYDALRNEGLTLETLEEKYKKNLMIKKIIQFKVNSKVRIEPYEISQYYQAHQKDFLEPEQVKIRQILIKIEDNEKVAEQTANELLERIKGGEDMAREGEDLGFINVSELLPELGVATSKLKVNEIADLVKTQTGYHIIRLEGRKLSKVRKLSEVRDEIYRILFSRKADRIYVDLVDKLKKKADIDIKKNMGE
- a CDS encoding polyprenyl synthetase family protein, whose amino-acid sequence is MNLNLETYLSAKKKIIDSKLDKYMPKETEYPQIIHEAIRYSVFSGGKRLRPILMLAAGEIFSQEERKLLPAACAVELIHNYSLIHDDLPAMDNDEYRRGKLTSHKKFGEDIAVLAGDALLTIAFEILSEEVKDSKLALRVINLISKAIGTFGMIGGQVVDISWDKDKAELPELEFVCTHKTGALIAVSLRIGAILSGAAKAEEDALYEYGKLIGIAFQITDDILDEKLDREKGFNYPAFLGIEESEKRAEALINKALVKLDGFGKRADILRQIAQFIIEREE